From the genome of Leguminivora glycinivorella isolate SPB_JAAS2020 chromosome 26, LegGlyc_1.1, whole genome shotgun sequence, one region includes:
- the LOC125239898 gene encoding uncharacterized protein LOC125239898, with translation MSLEEKKDPIYLDICHQLDAFCKRVEEKVDKDQQQLKARKKNTELEEKLAQEMKKNAELLRQLEEVSNRYSELDRLCAMFPGQVTISDNDQTRLDQAKLSYEVAKELTGVRFDYTAPPNICKGYVKSESRKLLQPFSIEVQPDASAALWRLAEAVAAPEWRLTDKENMPPN, from the exons ATGAGCCTAGAGGAGAAGAAAGACCcaatatatttagatatatgtCATCAATTAGATGCTTTCTGTAAAAGAGTTGAAG AAAAAGTGGACAAAGACCAGCAGCAGTTAAAAGCGCGGAAGAAAAATACTGAACTCGAAGAGAAACTAGCTCAGGAAATGAAAAAGAAC GCGGAGCTGTTACGACAGTTAGAAGAGGTTTCGAACCGGTATTCGGAGCTGGACCGACTGTGCGCGATGTTCCCTGGGCAGGTCACCATCTCTGACAACGACCAGACAAGGCTTGATCAGGCCAA GTTATCATATGAAGTTGCCAAAGAGCTGACAGGAGTGAGGTTTGACTACACAGCACCACCCAACATTTGCAAAGGCT ATGTGAAAAGCGAGTCCCGGAAGCTACTACAGCCGTTCAGTATAGAGGTTCAGCCGGACGCCAGCGCTGCCCTCTGGCGGCTGGCGGAGGCAGTCGCCGCGCCCGAGTGGCGGCTCACCGACAAAGAGAATATGCCACCCAATTGA
- the LOC125239982 gene encoding uncharacterized protein LOC125239982 has translation MRNVEIKARITDYENICKVAAELSQSDGTIIKQDDTFYRVNDGRLKMRFYADSSATLVRYDRDDEGGPKLCNYELLEFSANESEKASLLDNMLKKCLGARGRVVKERKLYMVDQTRVHIDTVQDLGHYMELEVVLRPEQPLEEGQAIARDLQTKLGVKDEDLIECAYVDLLDKK, from the exons ATGCGTAACGTCGAAATCAAAGCAAGAATAACCGACTACGAGAACATTTGCAAAGTGGCTGCagaactcagtcaatctgacGGAACCATTATAAAGCAAGACGATACTTTTTACAGAGTAAACGATGGTCGTTTAAAGATGCGTTTTTACGCGGACTCGTCGGCTACACTGGTGCGTTACGATCGTGATGATGAAGGCGGACCAAAGCTGTGTAATTATGAGTTGCTGGAGTTTTCGGCGAACGAAAGTGAGAAGGCGTCACTGCTGGATAACATGTTGAAGAAGTGTTTAGGGGCTCGAGGGCGAGTGGTCAAGGAGCG CAAGCTGTACATGGTTGACCAGACCCGAGTACACATAGACACCGTCCAAGACCTCGGACATTACATGGAGTTGGAGGTGGTGCTGCGGCCCGAGCAGCCGCTTGAGGAAGGACAGGCCATCGCTCGGGACTTGCAGACCAAACTTGGAGTTAAGGACGAGGATCTGATTGAGTGTGCCTATGTTGATCTGTTAGATAAGAAGTAG